The following proteins come from a genomic window of Oncorhynchus clarkii lewisi isolate Uvic-CL-2024 chromosome 23, UVic_Ocla_1.0, whole genome shotgun sequence:
- the LOC139381523 gene encoding succinate dehydrogenase assembly factor 4, mitochondrial-like translates to MNMSLLRVCASTSIFRATKGLFMESAFTGCLRTASGAAKDKEPLRKAKTPQGRFDMNDEKIKDPLEKFPDDVNPATKEQGGPRGPEPTRYGDWERKGRCVDF, encoded by the exons ATGAACATGTCGCTACTACGCGTATGTGCTTCTACATCGATTTTTCGTGCGACCAAAGGGTTATTCATGGAGTCTGCTTTTACAG GATGCTTGCGGACAGCAAGTGGAGCAGCTAAGGACAAGGAGCCACTGCGCAAGGCCAAAACCCCCCAGGGCCGCTTTGACATGAATGATGAGAAGATAAAGGATCCCCTTGAAA AGTTCCCTGATGATGTGAACCCAGCCACTAAGGAGCAGGGGGGGCCCCGAGGCCCAGAACCCACGCGCTACGGGGACTGGGAGAGGAAGGGCCGCTGTGTCGACTTCTAG